Proteins encoded within one genomic window of Acidovorax sp. 107:
- the motA gene encoding flagellar motor stator protein MotA: MFVIIGYVVCLGCIFGVYIMHGGNISVILKALPFEIVTILGGALGAFVVNNQPKVIKATLAALPMALKGSKYTKERYMELMAMLYDILQKARKEGLMAIEKDVEAPHESEIFKKYPTVGSDHHVIEFTTDYLRMMVSGNLNSHEIEALMDSEIDTHHQEAHAPVAALARLAGALPAFGIVAAVLGVVNTMGSVGQPPSVLGGMIGSALVGTFLGILLAYGVVEPLGGLVEQKTEDAAKELQCIKSTLLASMQGYNPATAIEFGRKVLFSNVRPSFTELEGHVKGKK, encoded by the coding sequence ATGTTCGTCATCATCGGTTACGTCGTCTGCCTCGGCTGCATCTTCGGTGTTTACATCATGCACGGGGGCAATATCAGCGTGATTCTCAAGGCACTGCCCTTTGAGATCGTCACCATCCTGGGTGGCGCCCTGGGTGCGTTTGTGGTGAACAACCAGCCCAAGGTGATCAAGGCCACCCTGGCGGCCCTTCCGATGGCGCTCAAGGGCTCCAAGTACACCAAGGAGCGCTATATGGAGCTGATGGCCATGCTCTATGACATCCTGCAGAAAGCCCGCAAGGAGGGGCTGATGGCGATTGAAAAGGATGTCGAAGCGCCCCACGAATCCGAGATCTTCAAGAAATACCCCACGGTGGGTAGCGACCACCATGTGATCGAGTTCACCACCGACTACCTGCGCATGATGGTGTCGGGCAACCTCAACTCCCACGAGATCGAGGCGCTGATGGACAGCGAGATCGACACCCACCACCAGGAGGCCCATGCCCCCGTCGCGGCCCTCGCGCGCCTGGCGGGCGCCCTGCCCGCCTTCGGTATCGTGGCCGCCGTGCTGGGGGTGGTGAACACCATGGGCTCGGTGGGCCAGCCGCCTTCGGTGCTGGGGGGCATGATCGGTTCGGCGCTGGTGGGCACGTTCCTGGGCATTTTGCTGGCCTACGGTGTGGTGGAACCCCTGGGCGGTCTGGTCGAGCAAAAGACCGAGGACGCCGCCAAGGAGCTGCAATGCATCAAGTCCACCCTGTTGGCCAGCATGCAGGGGTACAACCCCGCCACGGCCATTGAGTTTGGCCGCAAGGTGCTCTTCTCCAACGTTCGCCCCAGCTTCACGGAACTGGAAGGGCATGTGAAGGGCAAAAAGTAA
- the motB gene encoding flagellar motor protein MotB: protein MAEKKLQPIIIKRIKKGGHAVHGGAWKIAYADFVTAMMAFFLLMWLLGSTAKGELQGIAAYFSSPLKVAMTGGDGAGNSSSVIPGGGNDLAKVHGQVRRSDVEEAKQRRMSIDAARAERARQDQERIKALEAKIDALITENPRLNEYKSQIRIDITPDGLQIQIIDDQNRPMFDSGSALVKPYMRDILREIGAALGGVENRISLAGHTDAVPYGNSEKGYSNWELSADRANASRRELVSAGMPDAKLGRVVGLAASDLLDPKNPRSPSNRRITITVLTREAEERLMGKGIPEITSTELLTEKRENPPPSR from the coding sequence ATGGCAGAAAAGAAACTCCAGCCCATCATCATCAAGCGCATCAAGAAAGGCGGCCATGCGGTGCATGGCGGTGCCTGGAAGATCGCGTACGCCGACTTCGTGACGGCCATGATGGCGTTCTTCCTGCTGATGTGGCTGCTGGGGTCCACAGCCAAGGGCGAGCTGCAGGGCATTGCCGCCTATTTTTCGTCACCGCTCAAGGTGGCGATGACGGGCGGGGATGGTGCCGGCAACAGCTCCAGCGTGATTCCGGGTGGTGGCAACGATCTGGCCAAGGTGCATGGTCAGGTGCGCCGCTCCGACGTGGAAGAGGCCAAGCAGCGCCGCATGAGCATCGATGCAGCGCGGGCAGAACGCGCCAGGCAGGACCAGGAACGCATCAAGGCCCTGGAGGCCAAGATCGATGCACTGATCACTGAAAACCCGCGCCTGAACGAGTACAAATCGCAGATTCGCATCGACATCACGCCCGACGGCCTGCAGATCCAGATCATCGACGACCAGAACCGCCCCATGTTCGACAGCGGCAGTGCGTTGGTAAAACCCTACATGCGGGACATCCTGCGTGAAATCGGCGCCGCCCTGGGGGGCGTCGAAAACCGCATCAGCCTCGCTGGCCACACCGACGCCGTGCCCTATGGCAACAGCGAAAAGGGTTACAGCAACTGGGAGCTCTCGGCAGACCGCGCCAACGCCTCGCGGCGGGAGCTGGTGTCTGCCGGCATGCCAGACGCTAAACTGGGCCGCGTGGTGGGCTTGGCCGCCAGTGATCTGCTGGATCCCAAGAACCCACGCTCTCCCTCCAACCGGCGCATCACCATCACGGTGTTGACCCGCGAGGCCGAAGAACGGCTCATGGGCAAAGGGATCCCCGAAATCACGTCTACAGAACTGTTGACGGAAAAGCGGGAAAATCCCCCCCCAAGCAGGTAA